A stretch of Perognathus longimembris pacificus isolate PPM17 chromosome 1, ASM2315922v1, whole genome shotgun sequence DNA encodes these proteins:
- the Pfdn5 gene encoding prefoldin subunit 5 — MAQSINITELNLPQLEMLKNQLDQEVEFLSTSIAQLKVVQTKYVEAKDCLNVLNKSNEGKELLVPLTSSMYVPGKLHDVEHVLIDVGTGYYVEKTAEDAKDFFKRKIDFLTKQMEKIQPALQEKHAMKQAVMEMMSQKIQQLTALGAAQATAKA; from the exons ATGGCGCAGTCGATTAACATCACGGAGCTGAACCTTCCGCAGTTAGAAATGCTCAAGAATCAACTGGACCAG GAGGTGGAGTTCTTGTCCACGTCCATTGCCCAGCTCAAGGTGGTGCAGACCAAGTATGTGGAAGCCAAGGACTGCCTGAACGTGCTGAACAAGAGCAACGAGG GGAAAGAATTACTCGTTCCACTGACGAGTTCT atgTATGTCCCCGGGAAGTTACATGATGTGGAGCATGTGCTCATCGATGTGGGAACTGGCTACTATGTGGAGAAG ACAGCTGAAGATGCTAAGGACTTCTTCAAGAGGAAAATAGACTTTCTCACCAAGCAGATGGAGAAAATCCAGCCAGCTTTGCAGGAGAAGCATGCCATGAAACAGG ctgtcatggaaatgatgagcCAGAAGATTCAGCAGCTCACGGCCCTGGGGGCAGCTCAGGCCACTGCCAAGGCCTGA
- the Myg1 gene encoding MYG1 exonuclease, with translation MSRRFLLLLSGSLQARCRMLSPDPILPPKRPRSGLMAQPRIGTHNGTFHCDEALACALLRLLPDYEDAEIVRTRDPEKLASCDIVVDVGGEYDPQRHRYDHHQRTFTETMSSLCPGKPWQTKLSSAGLIYLHFGHKLLAKLLGTSEEDSMVGTLYDKMYENFIEEVDAVDNGISQWAEGEPRYALTTTLSARVARLNPTWNQPNQDTEAGFKRAMDLVQEEFLQRLDFYRHSWLPARALVEEALAQRFQVDPSGEIVELAKGGCPWKEHLFHLESGLSPPVAITFVIYTDQNGQWRIQCVPKEPHSFQSRLPLPEPWRGLRDEALDQVSGIPGCIFVHASGFIGGHHTREGALSMARATLTQRTATVPPDNPPSQ, from the exons ATGAGCCGCCGCTTCCTGCTTCTGCTGTCCGGGTCCCTCCAGGCCCGCTGCCGCATGCTTAGCCCGGACCCCATCCTTCCCCCTAAAAGGCCTCGCAGCGGCCTCATGGCGCAGCCCCGGATTGGGACGCACAACGGCACCTTCCACTGCGACGAGGCGCTGGCGTGCGCGCTGCTCCGCCTCCTGCCGGACTACGAG GATGCAGAGATTGTGCGGACCCGGGATCCTGAGAAACTGGCTTCATGTGATATCGTTGTGGATGTGGGTGGCGAGTACGACCCACAGAGACACCGCTATGACCATCACCAGAG GACTTTCACAGAGACCATGAGCTCCCTGTGCCCTGGGAAGCCGTGGCAGACCAAGCTGAGCAGTGCGGGACTCATCTATCTGCACTTCGGGCACAAGCTGCTGGCCAAGTTGCTGGGCACTAGTGAAGAGGACAGCATGGTGGGCACCCTCTATGACAAG ATGTATGAGAACTTCATAGAGGAGGTGGATGCAGTGGACAATGGAATCTCCCAGTGGGCAGAGGGGGAGCCCCGATATGCTCTGACCACTACTCTGAGTGCCCGGGTGGCTCGGCTTAATCCCACATGGAACCAGCCCAACCAGGACACTGAG GCAGGCTTCAAGCGCGCAATGGACCTGGTTCAAGAGGAGTTTTTACAGAGACTAGATTTCTACCGGCACAGCTGGCTGCCGGCCCGAGCCTTGGTGGAAGAGGCCCTGGCCCAGCGATTCCAG GTAGACCCAAGTGGGGAGATAGTGGAACTGGCGAAAGGCGGATGCCCCTGGAAAGAACATCTGTTCCACTTGGAATCTGGGCTCTCCCCCCCAGTGGCTATCACCTTTGTTATCTACACTGACCAGAATGGACAGTGGCGAATCCAGTGTGTGCCCAAGGAGCCCCACTCTTTCCAAAGCCG GCTGCCCCTGCCAGAGCCATGGCGTGGTCTCCGGGACGAGGCCCTGGACCAAGTGAGTGGGATCCCCGGATGCATCTTCGTCCATGCCAGTGGCTTCATTGGTGGTCATCACACTCGAGAGGGTGCCCTGAGCATGGCCCGGGCCACCCTGACCCAGCGCACAGCAACTGTGCCTCCTGACAATCCTCCAAGCCAATAA